TCGTATCACGAGCGTATCCGCGAGATCACCCGTGTCATCGGTCGTGGCGACGTGACGATCACGGCCTACGTAGACAAGGTTCTCAAGGCGCACCTGGACGATAACCGGGAAACCATCGAGCGGCTTTTCGAGGAGCGTGAGGCCGTGGCCTCCCGGCAACCCAAAGCGGAGGAGCGATGAACGGGGCGTTGTGGCTGCTGCCCCTCTTTGCCGTGGGGTATGCCTTGTGGGCGTTTTTCCGCCTGTGGCGGATGGAACGCAACGAACCGGCAGACGGGATCGTTGCCGAAGACACTCCCTGCCGGCAGGAGATCATCGGCAGGAGCCGCTTTGTCCTCGACCCGCGCCACTCCCGGCCACAAGCTGCCGTAGAATCTGAAACTGAAAAAGTTACGGAAAAAGCCGATATATTTGTGCCCACGAATGTACCCGAACACCCCCGGCAGATTCCGCCGGAAGACCTGGATGAAGTGTTCGGTGTCGCTCCCGAGGGGGAGCCTAACGAACCTCTGGAAATCGACTTTCCGCTGTACGATGAATCTTTCCCGGATGCGGACGCGGAGGAGCCGGATTATGACGAGGATGAAGACGACACCGAAGAGCTGCCCCTTTTGGGCCGCTCGCTTGCCCAGGGGGTTAGTTTTGAACAGATGGGCGAAGCCTACCGCCACGTGGTACATGATCCACCTTCAACAGACGAGCAAAGGGAGGAAACGGGACGTGTCCTCCTGGGCCTGAAACAGACCGACATGTTCGAGGTCATCGTTTCGGGCTGCCCCGACGGGAACGACAGGGTAAAATCCCTGATCGACACCTACCTCTCGGCCTTTCACCGGCGTATGTCCGAGAGGTCTGCGGAAAGCCCATCTCCGCAGGGTTCGGTTCCCACGGGTTTCGACGTCCGTGAGTTTGTTTAACCCCATAATGACATCACGATGAAAGAAAAAGACTACGGGTAGCGCGTGAGGCTATCCTCGAACCACTGAAAAAATCCGAATCAAGAAGTTTAACCCGGTGCGGGGCCTATCCATCCCCGCGCCACAATTCAAACATTATCGAGTTATGAGAAAGAACAAGATTCTTCTTCCGGCGGCATTTCTCTTTGCCGCCATCTCCTCCGCTTTCGCGCAGGGCAACGGCATCGCCGGCATTACGGAGGCTACCAACATGGTAACCAGCTACTTCGACCCCGGCACGAAACTCGTGTACGCTGTGGGGGCTGTGGTCGGCCTTATCGGGGGCATCAAGGTCTATAACAAGTTTTCGAGCGGCGACCCCGACACGTCGAAGACCGCCGCGAGCTGGTTCGGCGCGTGTATTTTCCTGATTGTCGCCGCGACGATCCTACGCTCTTTCTTCTTGTAGTCCAACCTGTCATGCAAATAATTATGGAATATGGAATCAACAAGGGAATCGGCAAGAGCGTGGAGTTCCGGGGTCTGAAGGCGCAGTACCTCTTCATCTTCGCGGGCGGCCTGCTGGCCGTCTTCGTGGTGTTCGTCATCCTCTACATGGCAGGGGTCGATCAGTGGATATGTATCGCTTTCGGCGTTGCGGCGGCTTCGGTGCTGGTCTGGCTTACCTTCCGCCTGAACGCCCGTTACGGGGAACACGGGCTGATGAAGCTGCTCGCCGCGCGCCGGCATCCCCGCTACCTGCTCAACCGCAAGTCCCTGCGCCGGTTGCTGAAAAGAAAGGGGGGCCGCGTATGAGAAACCTCTTGAAAGCCACCACGCTGGAAAGCAAGTTCCCGCTCCTGGCCGTGGAAGGCGGTTGTATCATCAGCAAGGATGCGGACATAACGGTCGTCTATCGGGTCGAACTCCCGGAGCTATTCACCGTCACGTCCGCCGAGTACGAGGCGATCCACGCCGCCTGGTGCAAGGCCCTGAAGGTCTTGCCCGAATACAGCGTGGTACACAAGCAGGACTGGTTCATCCGCGAGCGTTACCGCCCGGCCACGGGCGAGGGGGACATGAGTTTCCTCTCCCGCAGTTACGAGCGGCATTTCAACGAGCGTCCGTTCCTGACCCACGCCTGCTTCCTCTACCTGACAAAAACGACGAGGGAGCGTATGCACATGCGTTCAGACTTCTCGACCCTCTGCCGGGGCAACATCATTCCCAAAGAGGTAAACCGGGAATCGGCGACAAAATTCCTGGAGGCGGCGGAACAGTTCGAGCGTATTCTGAACGATTCGGGTTTCCTGACCCTTGTCCGCCTCACGGGGGACGAGATCACGGGTACGGCGGATTGTCCGGGCCTGCTGGAACGGTACTTTTCCCTCTCGCTCTCGGAGACGACTTCTCTTCAGGACATCGAGCTGGGGGCCGAGGTTCTGCGCGTGGGCAACAAACGGGTGTGCCTGCACACGCTCTCGGACACGGAAGACCTGCCGGGGCGCGTGGGTACGGACACCCGTTACGAGCGTCTTTCCACCGACCGTTCGGACTGCTTGCTCTCGTTCGCGGCCCCCGTGGGGCTTCTGCTTTCCTGCGACCACCTTTACAACCAGTACGTGTTCCTGGAAGACAGCGACGAAAACCTGCGTATGTTCGAGAAACGTGCGCGTAACATGCAGTCCCTTTCCCGCTACTCCCGCGGGAACCAGATAAACAAGGAGTGGGTGCGATACGTCGCTGTGTAAGTAATTGTTAAACTTAGATTTAACCCGTTGTTTCGTCAACGGTAGCCTATGGACAGATGCACCAATAGTAATATACTGTATCAAAGCTGTCCAGACAAGGTAGCCCTTCCGAAAGGAGCAGTCAGAACCGTGAGGGAAAGACAATGGCTGTTAGTATCATACAGTCAGGGAGCTTGGCTTGGGTGGTATGGTTAGCGTAAGCGAACTGTCGTCTAAACGTCGTAAGGTTGAAGAAGCCAAAGATACTGATAGGCTTCAGCCCAAAAGGGAAGCAGTCGGTTATTCCTCTCCATTCTGGGAATACACGAACAGAGTACTGCCGGTGTAATAGACAGAACCTAACCCACTTATAAGTTACTTGCACGGAACGTAGTAAGCCCGTATTTCTCCTGCCAATGACAGGTAAGCAGACCGTAAGGAATGCCGAATGGAGTGCGGGTATAGGATTGCAGAAAAAGCGAATGCCACCCTGTAATGGGGTGAATAGGGATTGAAACATCATCCCGCTGCGAAAGCAGGCTGACTTCTGCGGTAGGTGATTCTTTACAAGAAACTTTTAGAACTTTTAAAAGGAGAAAAGCAAATGAACGAAATTAAAAAATCGTGTGCATCGACTGACCAAACGCAGAGCAAATGGGACAGTATAAATTGGCTCAAATGCGAAGCTGCGGTTCAAAAGCTACAAGCGCGTATTGTAAAGGCTCAAAAAGAGGGTCGCCACAACAAGGTCAAAGCCTTGCAGTGGACACTGACCCACTCGTTTTACGCTAAAGCATTAGCGGTAAGACGTGTAACTTCCAATAATGGGAGTAAAACGGCTGGCGTCGATATGGTAACATGGAAAACGCCAGATGCTAAAGTGTGTGCAATAACCGAACTGAAAAGGAGAGGTTATACACCCCAACCTCTGAGACGAGTACATATCAGAAAGAGTAACGGGAAATTAAGACCATTGGGTATACCAACTATGAAAGACCGGGCTATGCAGGCATTGTATCTGATGGCACTGGCTCCCGTAGCTGAAACAACGGCTGATGCCAATTCTTATGGTTTCAGAAAAGAAAGGAGCACGGCAGATGCCGTTCAACAATGCTTCAATGACCTGGCAAGGACGACATCCCCACAATGGATCTTAGAAGGTGATATCAAAGGTTGTTTCGACCATATCAGTCATGAATGGTTGCTTGACAATATCCCTATGGATAAAGTTTTGCTCCGTAAATGGTTGAAAAGTGGATTTATTTTCAACAAGCAACTTTTTCCGACAGAGGAGGGAACTCCTCAAGGCGGCATCATCTCCCCAACTCTTGCAAATATGACTTTGGACGGACTGGAAAAACTGCTTGCCGATAGCTTTCCGATAAACCGCTCGAAGAAAAATTACTATACTCCTATGATAAATCTTGTTCGCTACGCGGATGATTTTATTATCACAGGAGAGAGTAAGGAGTTGTTGGAGAACCATGTTAAACCATTAGTCATTGAGTTTCTTCAAGCAAGAGGGCTTACCTTATCAGAAGAAAAGACTAAGATAACTCATATAGAAGAAGGGTTTGATTTTCTTGGGTTCAATATCAGAAAATATAAAGGCAAGTTTATCACAAAACCATCCAAGAAGAGTCGAAAGAGATTTTTAGATAAGGTTCGTGAAATAGTGGACAAGAACAAGTCTTCTAAGCAACAATCTTTGATACGATTGCTAAACCCAGTCATTAGAGGATGGGCGAACTACTACAAGGGGTGTTCTGCATCGGAAACTTTCCGTAAAACAGATGCACAAATTTTCAACAAACTATGGCGATGGTCTCGCAGAAGACATCCCAAAAAAGGTAAACGATGGATTGCCAACAAGTATTATCACACTGTAAGAGGTAGAAGCTGGACTTTTGCCGTACCGCTTGAAAACAGGAAAGTGGATAAATACCACACTCTTGTGAGATTGTCGGATACGAAAATAAAGCGACATATCAAAATCCGCAGTGAGGCCAACCCATATAATGCCGATTGGAAAGATTTCTTCGATCAATACAAGACCCGAAGAATGCTTGCACACTTAGACGGCAAGCAATATATCTATCGCCTGTGGAATCAGCAAATGCAATGTTGCCCTGTGTGTGGCAAGCACATCACGCGGGAAACTCCCTGGAAAATTACTGAAATGACAGGGAGCAGTAGAAAGGCGAAAGTCCTAATACATGATCATTGCAGCCGAATTACTAACAGAAATAAATGGAAGTTACTATGAGCCGGCTTTTAGTTACAAATAAAAGTTTTGAATTGCTTGAGCCGTATGAGGGGAAACTCTCACGTACGGTTCTTAGAGGGGAAAGCTCCCGTAAGGGGGCTGACCTACTCGACATCGACCAGTATCTCAACGAGGCGCACTCGTTCGGTCTTCAATCCGTCCGGGCCCATTTCAACGTGCTGGCCTGGTCGGACGACGTGCAGGAGCTCCGGCATATCCGCAATGATGTGGGCAGCCAGCTCGCTCTGATGGAGTGCCGCCCGCGCCACAACACCGTGGACGCCGCCACGCTCTACTGGGCGGGTATGCCGGGCAACGCGGGGGATTTCCCCGCCGAGGAATCGTTCTACACGTTCATCGAGCCCGCAGTCTGTTTCTTCACGGAGGAAACCAACTATAAATCCTCGTCCAGCCCTTTCGGCATCAAGCTGTGCGACCGCGTAAGCGGCAGGCCCCTGCACCTGGACATCTCGGACGAACCGATGAAAAAAGGGATCATTACGAACAGGAATAAATTCGTGTTAGGCGGCTCGGGGTCAGGCAAGTCATTCTTTATGAATCATTTAGTCCGCCAATACTGGGAGCAGGGCACGCATGTCGTGCTGGTGGATACCGGTAACAGCTACCAGGGTCTTTGCGAGCTGATCCGGCGTAAGACCAAAGGTGAGGACGGCGTGTATTTTACCTATACTGAGGAACATCCCATCAGTTTCAACCCGTTCTACACCGACGACTACTATTTCGACGTGGAGAAGAAGGACAGCATCAAGACGCTGCTGCTGACACTCTGGAAAACCGAGGACGACAAGATCACAAAGACCGAGAGCGGCGAGCTGGGCAGTGCCGTGAACGCCTATATCGAGCGTATCCGCGCCGACCGGAATATCGTGCCGTGTTTTGACAGTTTCTACGAGTACCTGCGGGACGACTACCGCCGCGAGCTGGAGGAGCGGGAGATCCGGGTCAGCCGCGAGGATTTCAACATCGACAACATGCTCATCACCCTGCGGCAGTATTATAAGGGCGGACGCTACGACTTCCTTCTGAACTCCCGGGCCAACATCGACCTGCTCTCGAAGCGCTTCGTGGTCTTCGAGGTGGATTCCATCAAGGAAAACAAGGAGCTTTTTCCCGTGGTCACCATTATCATCATGGAGGCTTTCATAAACAAGATGAGACGGCTCAAGGGGGTACGCAAACAGCTCATCGTCGAGGAGGCCTGGAAGGCGCTCTCTACGGCCAATATGGCTGAATATCTGCGTTATATGTATAAAACCGTCCGCAAATACTACGGTGAGGCCATCGTTGTGACGCAGGAGGTCGAGGACATCATTTCCAGCCCGGTGGTCAAGGAGGCGATCATCAACAACTCGGACTGCAAGATCCTGCTCGACCAGCGCAAGTTCATGAACCGTTTCGACGCGATTCAGTCCTTGTTGGGGCTGACCGACAAGGAGAAGGCGCAGATTCTCTCGATCAACCAGTCCAACGACCCTTCCCGTAAATACAAGGAGGTCTGGATCGGTCTGGGCGGCGTTCAGTCGGCGGTCTATGCCACGGAGGTCAGCGTCCCGGAGTACCTGGCCTACACGACCGAGGAAACGGAGAAAGTGGAGGTACAGCGGCTTGCCGGCGAGCTGGGCGGTGATATGGAACTGGCGATCAGGCAGCTCGCCGAGGGCAAACGTTAAAGGGAGGGCAGGCCATGTATCGCAAGTGTATCGGATCAGACCCCACGGCGGCGCGTTTGGACTTCGCGCTGTACGAGGTGGCGGGCGAGTGGGAAAGCCGCTCGGGTTCTCCCCGGGTTCGCATCTACCGCAACCCGGGACGCCGGGGCGGCGGTTTTTACGTGGAGGTGTCCTACAAGGACGGGACACGCTTCTCCCGTCCCGTGAGGAAGTATTGGGGAGGTATCCGTTACTTCGACCTCTACGGGTATGTCGCCCTGGCCTACGATGCGGGGCGCGAAGTGCTCCAGCTCTCCGCCTACGGGGATTATTACCGGGCGTCGGAATGACCGCCCAAGTATTCACGAATTAAATAATGAAAAGGATGAAACGATTGATTTTAACGCTGTTCGTGGGGCTTCTTTGCTTCACGTACCAGGCAAAAGCGCAGTGGACGGTCATCGACCCGTCGAACCTCGTTCAGAACATCAAGAGCGCGGTTCAAAGCTCGACCACGGCGACCAACATGGTCAAGTCGCTGCAAGAGAGTATCAAGATTTATAACCAGAGCAAGGCTTACTACGACGCCCTCAAATCGGTGCATAACATCATCAAGGATGCCCGGAAGGTGAAGCTGACGCTCGAAATGGTCAGCGAGATCACGGAAATCTACACCTCGGGATTCAACCGTATGGTTTCAGACCCGAACTTCACGGTGGACGAGCTGGCGGCGATCTCGGCGGGTTACGCCCGGTTGCTGGAGGAGGGCGGTGCGCTGGTGGCGGAACTCAAGACGGTCATAACCGGCGGCAACGGCCTCTCGCTCTCGGACAAGGAGCGGATGGACGTGGTGGATCAGGTTTACACGAAGATGCTGGAGTACCGCAACCTCACGCGCTATTACACGCGCAAGACCATCTCCGTGTCCTTCATCCGCAGCCGCGAAAAGGGCGACGCGCACCGGGTGCTGGCACTTTACGGGAACCCGAACGACAGATATTGGTAACCTGAAAACGGAGGCAGTCATGGATTTCGACAATTTACACCAGGTTCTCCGGAACCTGTATCAGGAGATGATGCCGCTATGCGGCGACATGATCGGGGTGGCGAAAGGTATCGCCGGCCTGGGTGCGCTCTTTTACGTGGCTTACCGGGTATGGAAGGCACTGGCCAATGCGGAGCCTATCGACGTGTTCCCGCTCCTGCGGCCTTTCGCCATCGGCTTGTGCGTGATGTTCTTTCCCACCGTGGTTCTGGGGACGATCAACGCCGTGATGTCGCCCGTGGTGCAGGGCACGCACGCCATACTGGAGGGGCAGACGTTGGATTTGCAGGCATACCAGCAACAGAAGGACGATTTGGAAGCCGAGGCCCGCAGGCGCGAGGGCAAGGCTTGGTTAGTGGACGACGAGGTGTATGAACAACGGCTTGCGGATATGGGTATCACGGACTTGGGCGAGATTATCAGCATGTGGGCCGAACGCACGTGGTACGACATCAAGGCCGGTTTCCGGCAGCTTGTCCGGGACTTCTTCGAGTTGTTGTTCAACGCCGCGGGGCTTACCATCGACACGCTGCGGACATTCTTTTTAGTCGTGCTGTCGATTCTGGGGCCCTTGTCGTTCGCCCTCTCCATTTACGACGGCTTCCACTCGACGCTCGCGAGCTGGATTTCCCGCTATATCAGCGTGTACCTTTGGCTTCCCATCGCCGACCTGTTCTCCGCGGTGCTGGCCAAGATCCAGACGTTGATGCTCCAGGCGGACGTCCTGGCCCTGCAAGACCCCAACTACATTCCCGACAGCGGCAG
The nucleotide sequence above comes from Bacteroides intestinalis DSM 17393. Encoded proteins:
- a CDS encoding DUF4133 domain-containing protein; this translates as MMEYGINKGIGKSVEFRGLKAQYLFIFAGGLLAVFVVFVILYMAGVDQWICIAFGVAAASVLVWLTFRLNARYGEHGLMKLLAARRHPRYLLNRKSLRRLLKRKGGRV
- a CDS encoding DUF4134 domain-containing protein, translating into MRKNKILLPAAFLFAAISSAFAQGNGIAGITEATNMVTSYFDPGTKLVYAVGAVVGLIGGIKVYNKFSSGDPDTSKTAASWFGACIFLIVAATILRSFFL
- the ltrA gene encoding group II intron reverse transcriptase/maturase is translated as MNEIKKSCASTDQTQSKWDSINWLKCEAAVQKLQARIVKAQKEGRHNKVKALQWTLTHSFYAKALAVRRVTSNNGSKTAGVDMVTWKTPDAKVCAITELKRRGYTPQPLRRVHIRKSNGKLRPLGIPTMKDRAMQALYLMALAPVAETTADANSYGFRKERSTADAVQQCFNDLARTTSPQWILEGDIKGCFDHISHEWLLDNIPMDKVLLRKWLKSGFIFNKQLFPTEEGTPQGGIISPTLANMTLDGLEKLLADSFPINRSKKNYYTPMINLVRYADDFIITGESKELLENHVKPLVIEFLQARGLTLSEEKTKITHIEEGFDFLGFNIRKYKGKFITKPSKKSRKRFLDKVREIVDKNKSSKQQSLIRLLNPVIRGWANYYKGCSASETFRKTDAQIFNKLWRWSRRRHPKKGKRWIANKYYHTVRGRSWTFAVPLENRKVDKYHTLVRLSDTKIKRHIKIRSEANPYNADWKDFFDQYKTRRMLAHLDGKQYIYRLWNQQMQCCPVCGKHITRETPWKITEMTGSSRKAKVLIHDHCSRITNRNKWKLL
- a CDS encoding DUF3876 domain-containing protein, whose product is MYRKCIGSDPTAARLDFALYEVAGEWESRSGSPRVRIYRNPGRRGGGFYVEVSYKDGTRFSRPVRKYWGGIRYFDLYGYVALAYDAGREVLQLSAYGDYYRASE
- a CDS encoding DUF4141 domain-containing protein, producing MKRLILTLFVGLLCFTYQAKAQWTVIDPSNLVQNIKSAVQSSTTATNMVKSLQESIKIYNQSKAYYDALKSVHNIIKDARKVKLTLEMVSEITEIYTSGFNRMVSDPNFTVDELAAISAGYARLLEEGGALVAELKTVITGGNGLSLSDKERMDVVDQVYTKMLEYRNLTRYYTRKTISVSFIRSREKGDAHRVLALYGNPNDRYW
- the traJ gene encoding conjugative transposon protein TraJ; the encoded protein is MDFDNLHQVLRNLYQEMMPLCGDMIGVAKGIAGLGALFYVAYRVWKALANAEPIDVFPLLRPFAIGLCVMFFPTVVLGTINAVMSPVVQGTHAILEGQTLDLQAYQQQKDDLEAEARRREGKAWLVDDEVYEQRLADMGITDLGEIISMWAERTWYDIKAGFRQLVRDFFELLFNAAGLTIDTLRTFFLVVLSILGPLSFALSIYDGFHSTLASWISRYISVYLWLPIADLFSAVLAKIQTLMLQADVLALQDPNYIPDSGSGVYIIFLIIGIIGYFTIPTVAEWVIQSGGAGGAMGGINKAGAFATGVAGGIAGNMIGRTFGRRGGGGSSSGNGGGGPASGSAPNGRNLATQGNNNHS